A region of Anticarsia gemmatalis isolate Benzon Research Colony breed Stoneville strain chromosome 10, ilAntGemm2 primary, whole genome shotgun sequence DNA encodes the following proteins:
- the LOC142975815 gene encoding organic cation transporter protein-like — MVEAAVTRASAGGTPGKPADTSDALEDALAQLGPFGFYQGYILVMLCIPNLLAVMYSLNYVFVADQVPFRCVVPECERGEVLFDNEAAQALLPAEQCRRYEPLDHTAQCDREHFHINDTMACDKFVYQTQDTIFAEFDLGCRDWMRTLVGSVRNAALPVALVLTGYTSDTFGRRTAFCIFSAFAGVMGIVKAFSLNYYMYLVLEFLEAALGYGFNSAGYVLMVEMAHPSLRAVFACATGVAYGLGGVLFAWVAYGVPYWRHLLWTIHSLALLLPLYYMLLDESPRWLHAKGNVAKTDAVIRKAAAWNKVVVDEEVMQRLGESVKVEGEALKESPWRSVVRSRVLLLRFAVCCWCWAATAFVYYGLTINSVSLSGNKHVNFALNMSMEIAASVLIMMALERIGRRMCIFLAFLLCGVACVSPFFVTHPGTLLGLFFVGKLAITFAFNSLYVFTAELYPTHARSSALAACSLVGRLGSVLAPQTPLLSLSVQAVLYGVCTCSAALAILLTPETRRARLPQRVADAERMRTDAERLDDALAHRPPAPPPRYLSADS, encoded by the exons ATGGTGGAGGCGGCAGTGACCCGCGCCAGCGCCGGCGGCACGCCCGGCAAGCCCGCAGACACCAGCGATGCGCTCGAGGACGCGCTGGCGCAGCTCGGCCCCTTCGGCTTCTACCAGGGCTACATCCTCGTGATGCTGTGCATCCCCAACCTGCTGGCCGTCATGTACTCGCTCAACTACGTGTTCGTCGCCGACCAGGTGCCCTTCCG ATGCGTGGTGCCGGAGTGCGAGCGCGGCGAGGTGTTGTTCGACAACGAGGCGGCGCAGGCGCTGCTGCCGGCCGAGCAGTGCCGCCGCTACGAGCCGCTCGACCACACCGCGCAGTGTGACCGGGAACACTTCCACATCAACGACACCATGGCCTGCGACAAGTTCGTCTATCAGACACAGGACACTATCTTCGCTGAG TTCGACCTGGGATGCCGCGACTGGATGCGCACGCTGGTGGGGTCGGTGCGCAACGCCGCGCTGCCCGTGGCGCTCGTCCTCACTGGCTACACCTCCGACAC GTTCGGTCGTCGCACGGCGTTCTGCATATTCTCTGCGTTCGCGGGCGTGATGGGCATCGTGAAGGCGTTCTCGCTCAACTACTACATGTACCTGGTGCTGGAGTTCCTCGAGGCCGCGCTCGGCTACGGCTTCAACAGCGCCGGATATGTGCTca TGGTAGAGATGGCGCACCCGTCGCTGCGCGCGGTGTTCGCGTGCGCGACGGGCGTGGCGTACGGGCTGGGCGGCGTGCTGTTCGCGTGGGTGGCGTACGGCGTGCCCTACTGGCGCCACCTGCTGTGGACCATCCACTCGCTGGCGCTGCTGCTGCCGCTCTACTACATGCTGCTCGACGAGAGCCCGCGCTGGCTGCACGCTAAGGGAAACGTCGCCAAGACTGATGCCGTTATACGGAAGGCAGCGGCGTGGAATAAG GTGGTGGTGGACGAGGAGGTGATGCAGCGGCTGGGCGAGTCGGTGAAGGTGGAGGGCGAGGCGCTGAAGGAGAGTCCGTGGCGCAGTGTGGTGCGCTCGCGCGTGCTGCTGCTGCGCTTCGCCGTGTGCTGCTGGTGCTGGGCCGCCACGGCCTTCGTGTACTACGGCCTCACCATCAACTCGGTGTCGCTGTCGGGCAACAAGCACGTCAACTTCGCGCTCAACATGTCCATGGAGATCGCCGCCTCCGTGCTCATCATGATGGCGCTCGAGCGCATCGGACGCAGGATGTGCATATTCCTCGCCTTCCTGCTGTGCGGCGTCGCTTGTGTGTCGCCCTTCTTTGTCA CTCACCCGGGCACGCTGCTGGGGCTGTTCTTCGTGGGCAAGCTGGCGATCACGTTCGCGTTCAACTCGCTGTACGTGTTCACGGCCGAGCTGTACCCCACGCACGCGCGCTCCTCCGCGCTCGCCGCCTGCTCGCTCGTCGGACGACTCGGCTCCGTGCTCGCGCCGCAGACACCGCTGCTG AGCCTGTCGGTGCAAGCGGTGTTGTACGGCGTGTGCACGTGCTCGGCGGCGCTGGCCATCCTGCTGACGCCGGAGACGCGGCGCGCGCGCCTGCCGCAGCGCGTGGCGGACGCCGAGCGCATGCGCACCGACGCCGAGCGCCTCGACGACGCGCTGGCGCACCGCccccccgcgccgccgccgcgctacCTCTCCGCCGACTCGTGA
- the COX7B gene encoding cytochrome c oxidase subunit 7B: protein MFITRPVVSRLFQQTVRRYHDNHFKAPSMDELPVPRGSWQAHHDAKQRKYNAVLLLGIAFSAGTLVIAKASGLIYLNYSPPKSLD from the exons ATGTTCATAACACGCCCCGTTGTGTCCAGGCTGTTCCAGCAAACTG TACGCCGCTACCATGACAACCACTTCAAGGCCCCGAGCATGGATGAGCTGCCAGTACCGCGCGGCTCGTGGCAGGCGCATCACGACGCTAAGCAGCGGAAGTACAATGCAGTCCTGCTGTTAGGCATCGCCTTCAGTGCTGGCACCCTAGTTATT GCCAAGGCTTCAGGACTGATCTACCTCAACTACTCGCCCCCCAAGTCTCTGGACTAA
- the Cln7 gene encoding CLN7/MFS domain-containing 8 has protein sequence MEWLKGLAGRVRREQEDDEAQAAPALEAAEPQLETPQERRERWRSVYVIYFTMFQMSLGFSIVLTGVWPYLDKLEPGAKKEVLGVAVGANPLGQLVFSPLLGLWANRAGSVRAPLLATLALFVLASALYAQLHLTRPYAKYWMVFARFLVGVSSANVAVARSYLSSATLVSERTRAVAVVSLAQVLGFVVGPALQAAAAPLGPGAPYAPPGDFSAPLRLDMYTAAGWINALLGLLNFVLFLPWCFKERKIAAREAMIAQGTDSEKEALKALKPDKVSSWTLVLAFFILGFNFVLLETLATSLTMDQFAWSKRQALEYMGALMSAGAVVACLTFAMIGPLTKIFEERALLLWGGFLLTGMASLLCIPWGPGPPPLAPADAAEAGGGCPAHTQPWCATSRALTVPQFLAGYACVSVGYSLGVTLIQTIFSKVLGPRPQGVWMGILTGAGCLSRALGPVFVSTVYARRGPDATFGSTAALTLAALAALRLVYERLKPPPLAPPAPGGGAPQELRPLKAPEAT, from the exons ATGGAGTGGCTGAAGGGGCTGGCGGGGCGAGTGCGCCGGGAGCAGGAGGACGACGAGGCGCAGGCCGCGCCGGCGCTGGAGGCCGCCGAGCCGCAGCTGGAGACGCCGCAAGAGCGCCGCGAACGCTGGCGCAGCGTCTACGTCATATACTTCACCATGTTCCAGATGTCGCTCGGCTTCAGCATTGTACTGACGGGCGTTTGGCCCTACCTGGACAAG TTGGAGCCGGGCGCGAAGAAGGAGGTGCTGGGCGTGGCGGTGGGCGCCAACCCACTGGGGCAGCTGGTGTTCTCGCCGCTGCTGGGGCTGTGGGCCAACCGCGCCGGCTCCGTGCGCGCGCCGCTGCTGGCCACGCTGGCGCTGTTCGTGCTGGCCAGCGCGCTGTACGCGCAGCTGCACCTCACCAGGCCCTACGCCAAGTACTGGATGGTGTTCGCCAGGTTCCTCGTCGGAGTCAGCTCCG CGAACGTAGCGGTGGCTCGCTCGTACCTGTCGTCGGCGACGCTGGTGTCGGAGCGCACGCGCGCCGTGGCCGTCGTGTCGCTGGCGCAGGTGCTGGGCTTCGTGGTGGGCCCGGCGCTGCAGGCGGCCGCGGCGCCGCTGGGCCCCGGCGCGCCCTACGCGCCGCCCGGCGACTTCTCCGCGCCGCTGCGCCTCGACATGTACACGGCGGCGGGCTGGATCAACGCGCTGCTCGGGCTACTCAACTTCGTGCTGTTCCTGCCTTGGTGCTTCAAGGAGAGGAAGATCGCTGCCAGGGAAGCCATGATCGCTCAGGGCACTGACTCTG AGAAGGAAGCTTTGAAGGCGCTGAAGCCTGACAAGGTGAGCAGCTGGACGCTGGTGCTGGCGTTCTTCATACTGGGCTTCAACTTCGTGCTGCTGGAGACGCTGGCCACGTCGCTCACCATGGACCAGTTCGCGTGGAGCAAGCGGCAGGCGCTCGAGTACATGGGCGCGCTCATGAGCGCCGGCGCCGTCGTCGCCTGCCTCACCTTCGCCATGATCGGACCGCTCACCAAGATCTTCGAGGAACG TGCTTTGCTGCTGTGGGGCGGCTTCTTGCTGACGGGCATGGCGTCCCTGCTGTGCATCCCGTGGGGCCCGGGCCCGCCGCCGCTGGCGCCGGCCGACGCGGCCGAGGCGGGCGGCGGCTGCCCGGCGCACACGCAGCCGTGGTGCGCCACGTCGCGCGCGCTCACCGTGCCGCAGTTCCTGGCGGGCTACGCCTGCGTGTCCGTGGGCTACTCGCTCGGCGTCACGCTCATACAGACCATCTTCTCCAAGGTGCTCGGCCCGCGCCCGCAG GGAGTGTGGATGGGCATACTGACGGGAGCGGGGTGCTTGTCCCGCGCGCTGGGCCCGGTGTTCGTGTCGACGGTGTACGCGCGGCGCGGGCCCGACGCCACGTTCGGCAGCACGGCGGCGCTGACGCTGGCGGCGCTCGCGGCGCTGCGCCTCGTGTACGAGCGCCTGAAGCCGCCGCCGCTCGCCCCGCCGGCGCCGGGCGGGGGCGCGCCGCAGGAACTGCGCCCGCTGAAGGCCCCCGAGGCGACGTGA